CGGAGATACGTAAATCCCTCGACGCCCTGTTCCTCGCGGGCCTTGCGGGCATGCTGTACCTGGCCGTTCGGCGCTTCGAGCTCCTCCCGGCGGGATGGGGCCTGATCGTCGCCGTCCTCGCGG
Above is a genomic segment from Spirochaetota bacterium containing:
- a CDS encoding branched-chain amino acid ABC transporter permease — its product is EIRKSLDALFLAGLAGMLYLAVRRFELLPAGWGLIVAVLAASAAGLVFLKDDESAHSGGSGA